Below is a window of Rhodamnia argentea isolate NSW1041297 chromosome 11, ASM2092103v1, whole genome shotgun sequence DNA.
GGTGGATTGAGGGTAGTCAGGGTTTGGCTGGGCGGTGTTGATTCGGAGGTAGCGTTGGAATCTGGCGACGATCGAGGagtcgtcgtcgccgtcgccggcAGCGGCGGAGTTAGGGGGTGAGACGAGCAGTATGAGTGCGAGGAGAGAGAGGACGCGGAGGCTTCTGCGATTGAGCTCCATGGTCGAAGATGAGAGTCGGCGCACACTGGTGTCTGGAGGGGAGCTGCGGGTCCTTACCTTTTCTGAGCAGGAGAGGTGCGATCCGCTGCGGGGAGGGTGCACCGTAGGTTATCGAACGAGCGACACAGggtcttgtttctttttttaccaagtgattttgacatcgtcatCCTTTAAGGTCTTGTGTTTATACATTTCACTTTCGATTAATCGGTCACCTCATACATCATCATCCTGCGATGTATCCTCGTACAAAATATGTCCTCCCAATAATTAATTTGACAAAAGCTTTTAATTTTGCCCATCCAATATATCTTGCGAttgcggtaaaaaaaaaaaaacgaatacaTTTTGCGATGAGCGATAATCATGCTTatgacaagacaaaaaaaaaaattgagcctcGTTCGTCCGTCAAGCCACAGCTTTAGCTTTGTCCCCGTCACGCCATTGCCGTCCCCTCGCCATCTTCCATGCTCGATCCCATCGCCACCTATTCTCAACCCCTCAGTCCTTATCTCTTTCTCCCTTCGCGCACTTCTAGTAAATAGGATTCTCTTTACAAAATTATGATTTATTGCGATAATTACCTAAACTAGGAATTACTCGAGAAATTCTACAttcaaagttttcttttttctgttaaGTGGACTTTCGTTTATCTTGCATCGGATGTGTTTGGTTGGGGTTTGAAAATGAGTTTTGAGCAAATACAAATGTCTTTAACCTAAGcgattttggaaaaatgcaaatgatatttgataaaaaaagaattgaattgcaacttttttttttgtcagagaatTGCAACTTTGCtgtgtttggcaaaaaaaacatttgtaaAGGGTTTTTGGCTgcatatatcttttttttctatttcttttttatttttattttttcaaaaaaaatcaaaacccttcGTCGGCTGACGAAGGGCTCCTACTGCAGGCAAGCCGGATCTGATGCCGGCGGCCATCGAGTGGGGTCGCACGACCCGAGGCGGCCTTGGTCGCCCTTCACAGGCCCCAcctaaagaagaagatgaacaataactACAGTTTCACTTTTAAAATAGGTGAGTAATTAATTTCATTAATGGGGCCTTCAGCATTTCGAAAATACTGAAAGCTCAATGCTGGTCTATACCAGCATTGTGCTTCATCCTTCCCAAGGCAAGCATTTGGCCTAATATCCATTGAAAATACTTGTCAAACACCCCAACATTTTTTAAGGGACTTTGGAGGCCCAAAACCCGTTGAAAAAGCAAAACCAAATGTATCCATAATATCATTGCCATAAGTTCAATATTTATGGCatacacaaacaaaaaaataaatcataagtACCCTCGTCGTCTTATATATTGATCCCTAGATCAAGCTAGAGTTTCGAACGAAGCCGCCAAGGCTATCTTTAGTAGTCAagataaaatttaggattttattcTATGTCCGGTGCATGCTCAAGGCATGATGAAGTCGGATATAAGAGGGATATAGttgggataaaattatcccacaAAGAAGGTGGGATAAAGGCGAATAAGATTTTTAATATCCAAAAGCAAGTTTCTCGAACAACAaagttttaaataaataaaataaaaataatatttcaattctagtaaaaaaataaaaatagcaacaaatccgtttttttatttctacACCGTGTCCGTCTCTTTAATAGATATAACCATTAAGTGCGTCGGAGATTTTGGCTCACTCCGATAATTATTCATACTAGGAAACGATGCGAGTATCGTCCCCTAGACGGTTCACAAGCTCTGTAGCCACGGATTAAATCTCATACAGATGTTCATAGACTGCAAATGATTCATAGAACAAGGTCCACATCTTGCCCTCTTGGACCGTCGCATAAATCCAAGAAGGTTACGTTAATTTCTTCTGCTCGTTATTCCCATTTTGCCCTCGCTGCCCCGGCTTTGACTGCCGCGTCGACCAGCttccatatttaaaaatatttcgtGGGATTCTCGTATCTCCCTCTCTAAAATCTCTCACAAAAtcaagtaaaaaaggaaaaaataaaataaaataaaaatacaaatatcGCTCTAAAACCCACACCTCCAGGAGTCGCTTAAACCCATTTccacagagagaaagagagagagagagtgtgtttgAATAGGAAGTCAAGCGCCCACCGCCGAGAGAAGGAGGCCGAGAACGCCGGAGAGAGGAGGCGGAGGCAAATGGAGGAATCGATGAGAGAGTGCATGAGGAAGCTGGCCCTCTGGCACACCCGGACCTTCAAGCCCATCATGACCCACGACGAGCTCGAGCCCCTCATGGCCACCCTCGGCTTCGTCGGCCTCAccccctccgcctccgccgGCGGCGCCGTCGCCTGGAAAGAGTACGCCTACTCCCCCatctggaggaggaggagcggcggcggcggctgctgcAGGTCCTCCGACGGCGGGgcgaggccgaggccgaggctgCCGTACCCGAGGATCGACGGCCTGCACAGCTACACGTACCAGGCCTTCGTCGACGGCGTCAACTCCTACCTCGAGATGTGCGACATCTCCGTGCTCTTCCACATTCGGTGCGATTCCCTCCGTCCTTGCTCTCTGCTCCCTCCCTCTTTTTCCCTCTTATTTTTGCTGCGCCTTTTTcgtttattatcttttttttttttagggttctttcttttttagcgTTTCTGACGTGGCATCTCGCGAAAGGAtac
It encodes the following:
- the LOC115756843 gene encoding uncharacterized protein LOC115756843; protein product: MVGVNNRCDEKTKKKKRRWRFTGNWSGLLLRGAPHFGHIEAKGTPPQSTQTREKERERVCLNRKSSAHRREKEAENAGERRRRQMEESMRECMRKLALWHTRTFKPIMTHDELEPLMATLGFVGLTPSASAGGAVAWKEYAYSPIWRRRSGGGGCCRSSDGGARPRPRLPYPRIDGLHSYTYQAFVDGVNSYLEMCDISVLFHIRGMPLHRLDLYKKWRRMQEDESVFVYREGTLDQATYNLYHFDHHDGDGGGGGDGSSSLVIRDKGNSAPVSFLVPLKDIIL